From Brassica oleracea var. oleracea cultivar TO1000 chromosome C3, BOL, whole genome shotgun sequence, a single genomic window includes:
- the LOC106334108 gene encoding probable WRKY transcription factor 10 has protein sequence MTSYSTSQLIFTISPPSPVAIIGPPEVVETSGGDHATMMISNNGLPHQRMDVDQAPEDHNIIDVLNVEPSSPKRREDEVSNIIGTLRAGRYNEGVIIQMESEENNLDDGYSWKKYGQRLIMGNQNTRSYYKCTFAGCDVKKHVERRADNVKSLVITYYGNHEHDAPVQRRKCYSLKKRSGSSMFQDASNRTPRVNSSEGETV, from the exons ATGACGTCCTACTCGACTTCACAATTGATTTTCACC ATTTCCCCTCCTTCTCCAGTTGCCATTATCGGGCCTCCAGAGGTGGTGGAAACTTCCGGTGGCGATCATGCAACAATGATGATATCCAACAACGGTCTTCCTCATCAGCGGATGGACGTTGATCAGGCTCCTGAAGATCACAACATTATTGATGTTCTAAACGTCGAACCTTCATCTCCAAAAAGAAG GGAAGATGAGGTATCAAACATTATTGGAACCTTAAGAGCGGGCAGATACAATGAAGGGGTCATAATTCAAATGGAAAGTGAAGAAAACAATCTTGACGATGGTTATAGCTGGAAAAAATATGGTCAGAGACTCATCATGGGGAACCAAAATACGAG GAGTTACTACAAATGCACATTCGCTGGGTGCGATGTGAAGAAGCATGTGGAGAGAAGAGCAGACAATGTGAAGTCATTGGTGATTACATACTATGGGAATCATGAGCACGATGCACCAGTTCAACGCAGAAAGTGTTACTCTCTAAAGAAGAGGTCAGGTTCTTCAATGTTTCAAGATGCTAGCAATCGAACCCCTCGTGTCAACAGCTCAGAAGGGGAAACAGTTTGA
- the LOC106333706 gene encoding probable WRKY transcription factor 10 isoform X3: MSDCDGIVRAMLEQTDNGLNSISQIFPKTNLSTDHQSEQRSSLGERVSSRIGFNVPPLETENIMSPFAVSRSQTNVPSPLIAVSPGFSPSALLQSPKKFSNSFSQSPVANDGPPEMVESSGGDYATTMIFNNDVPHQPMNFDHMPHHEGFYDIPTEESVYVPSHESHADLIGAPLVTSFESDEVANETDIMNIISLDSEDEDEDYKEDEEYKEDENVDEEDDSVDELPPRKRRKYEVSDMFGAKRSRKDERVILRMECEEDNPDDGYQWRKYGRKIVNGNSNPRSYYKCTYGGCNVKKHVERGADDVKLLVVTYDGKHNHPIPTGRSSNRSGPRNRSGFSVSQTPRLGRLPSSSSACQYCYSSLEPHPDMALLYMTGLSKLQSFPVNHNHGFMYRHDEPIIDRVIPDRTEVYNGMKDRLLPNFGFNF; this comes from the exons ATGAGTGATTGCGATGGAATAGTACGAGCGATGCTGGAGCAAACCGACAATGGTCTTAATTCGATCAGCCAGATCTTCCCTAAAACCAACTTATCCACTGATCATCAGTCCGAACAAAGATCTAGTCTCGGCGAAAGAGTATCTTCAAGAATAGGATTTAATGTTCCACCGCTCGAGACAGAGAACATCATGAGTCCATTTGCTGTTTCTAGAAGCCAGACTAATGTCCCTTCTCCTCTCATCGCAGTCTCTCCAGGATTTAGCCCATCTGCACTGTTGCAGTCTCCAAAAAAGTTCTCTAATTCTTTTTCACAG TCTCCAGTCGCCAATGACGGGCCTCCGGAGATGGTGGAAAGTTCTGGTGGCGACTATGCAACCACGATGATATTCAACAACGATGTTCCTCATCAACCGATGAACTTTGATCATATGCCTCATCATGAAG GCTTTTATGATATTCCAACCGAAGAGTCTGTTTATGTCCCATCTCATGAATCTCATGCTGATCTCATTGGTGCTCCTTTAGTCACTTCTTTTGAATCTGATGAAGTTGCCAATGAAACCGATATCATGAACATCATCTCCCTCGACAGCGAGGACGAGGACGAAGATTACAAGGAGGACGAAGAATACAAGGAAGACGAAAATGTAGATGAAGAAGATGACAGTGTTGATGAGCTTCCACCTCGAAAGAGAAG GAAATATGAGGTATCAGACATGTTCGGAGCCAAAAGATCAAGAAAGGACGAAAGGGTTATACTTCGGATGGAATGCGAAGAAGACAATCCTGACGATGGTTATCAGTGGAGAAAATACGGTCGGAAAATTGTCAATGGGAATTCAAATCCGAG GAGTTACTACAAATGCACATACGGTGGGTGCAATGTGAAGAAACATGTGGAGAGAGGAGCAGATGATGTGAAGTTACTGGTAGTCACATACGATGGGAAACACAATCACCCAATACCAACTGGACGCAGTAGCAATAGATCCGGTCCAAGGAACCGTTCCGGCTTTTCAGTGTCTCAAACCCCTCGGTTAGGCAGGCTTCCTTCTTCCTCTTCGGCCTGTCAGTATTGCTATTCTTCTTTGGAGCCACACCCTGATATGGCACTGCTCTATATGACTGGACTCTCTAAGCTGCAGAGTTTTCCGGTTAACCATAATCATGGTTTTATGTACCGGCATGATGAACCGATTATTGATCGTGTGATACCCGACCGTACAGAGGTGTACAATGGGATGAAGGATCGACTATTGCCTAACTTTGGTTTCAACTTTTAG
- the LOC106333706 gene encoding probable WRKY transcription factor 10 isoform X2 produces MDTIPNLCVFLDISGFSPPKLSDWSGNSIEIWNPPKMSDCDGIVRAMLEQTDNGLNSISQIFPKTNLSTDHQSEQRSSLGERVSSRIGFNVPPLETENIMSPFAVSRSQTNVPSPLIAVSPGFSPSALLQSPKKFSNSFSQSPVANDGPPEMVESSGGDYATTMIFNNDVPHQPMNFDHMPHHEGFYDIPTEESVYVPSHESHADLIGAPLVTSFESDEVANETDIMNIISLDSEDEDEDYKEDEEYKEDENVDEEDDSVDELPPRKRRKYEVSDMFGAKRSRKDERVILRMECEEDNPDDGYQWRKYGRKIVNGNSNPRSYYKCTYGGCNVKKHVERGADDVKLLVVTYDGKHNHPIPTGRSSNRSGPRNRSGFSVSQTPRLGRLPSSSSACQYCYSSLEPHPDMALLYMTGLSKLQSFPVNHNHGFMYRHDEPIIDRVIPDRTEVYNGMKDRLLPNFGFNF; encoded by the exons ATGGATACAATTCCGAA TCTGTGTGTGTTTCTTGACATCTCAGGGTTTTCTCCCCCAAAATTGAGTGATTGGAGTGGAAACTCCATAGAAATTTGGAATCCCCCCAAAATGAGTGATTGCGATGGAATAGTACGAGCGATGCTGGAGCAAACCGACAATGGTCTTAATTCGATCAGCCAGATCTTCCCTAAAACCAACTTATCCACTGATCATCAGTCCGAACAAAGATCTAGTCTCGGCGAAAGAGTATCTTCAAGAATAGGATTTAATGTTCCACCGCTCGAGACAGAGAACATCATGAGTCCATTTGCTGTTTCTAGAAGCCAGACTAATGTCCCTTCTCCTCTCATCGCAGTCTCTCCAGGATTTAGCCCATCTGCACTGTTGCAGTCTCCAAAAAAGTTCTCTAATTCTTTTTCACAG TCTCCAGTCGCCAATGACGGGCCTCCGGAGATGGTGGAAAGTTCTGGTGGCGACTATGCAACCACGATGATATTCAACAACGATGTTCCTCATCAACCGATGAACTTTGATCATATGCCTCATCATGAAG GCTTTTATGATATTCCAACCGAAGAGTCTGTTTATGTCCCATCTCATGAATCTCATGCTGATCTCATTGGTGCTCCTTTAGTCACTTCTTTTGAATCTGATGAAGTTGCCAATGAAACCGATATCATGAACATCATCTCCCTCGACAGCGAGGACGAGGACGAAGATTACAAGGAGGACGAAGAATACAAGGAAGACGAAAATGTAGATGAAGAAGATGACAGTGTTGATGAGCTTCCACCTCGAAAGAGAAG GAAATATGAGGTATCAGACATGTTCGGAGCCAAAAGATCAAGAAAGGACGAAAGGGTTATACTTCGGATGGAATGCGAAGAAGACAATCCTGACGATGGTTATCAGTGGAGAAAATACGGTCGGAAAATTGTCAATGGGAATTCAAATCCGAG GAGTTACTACAAATGCACATACGGTGGGTGCAATGTGAAGAAACATGTGGAGAGAGGAGCAGATGATGTGAAGTTACTGGTAGTCACATACGATGGGAAACACAATCACCCAATACCAACTGGACGCAGTAGCAATAGATCCGGTCCAAGGAACCGTTCCGGCTTTTCAGTGTCTCAAACCCCTCGGTTAGGCAGGCTTCCTTCTTCCTCTTCGGCCTGTCAGTATTGCTATTCTTCTTTGGAGCCACACCCTGATATGGCACTGCTCTATATGACTGGACTCTCTAAGCTGCAGAGTTTTCCGGTTAACCATAATCATGGTTTTATGTACCGGCATGATGAACCGATTATTGATCGTGTGATACCCGACCGTACAGAGGTGTACAATGGGATGAAGGATCGACTATTGCCTAACTTTGGTTTCAACTTTTAG
- the LOC106333706 gene encoding probable WRKY transcription factor 10 isoform X1 gives MDTIPNLCVFLDISGFSPPKLSDWSGNSIEIWNPPKMSDCDGIVRAMLEQTDNGLNSISQIFPKTNLSTDHQSEQRSSLGERVSSRIGFNVPPLETENIMSPFAVSRSQTNVPSPLIAVSPGFSPSALLQSPKKFSNSFSQHIIQSPVANDGPPEMVESSGGDYATTMIFNNDVPHQPMNFDHMPHHEGFYDIPTEESVYVPSHESHADLIGAPLVTSFESDEVANETDIMNIISLDSEDEDEDYKEDEEYKEDENVDEEDDSVDELPPRKRRKYEVSDMFGAKRSRKDERVILRMECEEDNPDDGYQWRKYGRKIVNGNSNPRSYYKCTYGGCNVKKHVERGADDVKLLVVTYDGKHNHPIPTGRSSNRSGPRNRSGFSVSQTPRLGRLPSSSSACQYCYSSLEPHPDMALLYMTGLSKLQSFPVNHNHGFMYRHDEPIIDRVIPDRTEVYNGMKDRLLPNFGFNF, from the exons ATGGATACAATTCCGAA TCTGTGTGTGTTTCTTGACATCTCAGGGTTTTCTCCCCCAAAATTGAGTGATTGGAGTGGAAACTCCATAGAAATTTGGAATCCCCCCAAAATGAGTGATTGCGATGGAATAGTACGAGCGATGCTGGAGCAAACCGACAATGGTCTTAATTCGATCAGCCAGATCTTCCCTAAAACCAACTTATCCACTGATCATCAGTCCGAACAAAGATCTAGTCTCGGCGAAAGAGTATCTTCAAGAATAGGATTTAATGTTCCACCGCTCGAGACAGAGAACATCATGAGTCCATTTGCTGTTTCTAGAAGCCAGACTAATGTCCCTTCTCCTCTCATCGCAGTCTCTCCAGGATTTAGCCCATCTGCACTGTTGCAGTCTCCAAAAAAGTTCTCTAATTCTTTTTCACAG CATATCATTCAGTCTCCAGTCGCCAATGACGGGCCTCCGGAGATGGTGGAAAGTTCTGGTGGCGACTATGCAACCACGATGATATTCAACAACGATGTTCCTCATCAACCGATGAACTTTGATCATATGCCTCATCATGAAG GCTTTTATGATATTCCAACCGAAGAGTCTGTTTATGTCCCATCTCATGAATCTCATGCTGATCTCATTGGTGCTCCTTTAGTCACTTCTTTTGAATCTGATGAAGTTGCCAATGAAACCGATATCATGAACATCATCTCCCTCGACAGCGAGGACGAGGACGAAGATTACAAGGAGGACGAAGAATACAAGGAAGACGAAAATGTAGATGAAGAAGATGACAGTGTTGATGAGCTTCCACCTCGAAAGAGAAG GAAATATGAGGTATCAGACATGTTCGGAGCCAAAAGATCAAGAAAGGACGAAAGGGTTATACTTCGGATGGAATGCGAAGAAGACAATCCTGACGATGGTTATCAGTGGAGAAAATACGGTCGGAAAATTGTCAATGGGAATTCAAATCCGAG GAGTTACTACAAATGCACATACGGTGGGTGCAATGTGAAGAAACATGTGGAGAGAGGAGCAGATGATGTGAAGTTACTGGTAGTCACATACGATGGGAAACACAATCACCCAATACCAACTGGACGCAGTAGCAATAGATCCGGTCCAAGGAACCGTTCCGGCTTTTCAGTGTCTCAAACCCCTCGGTTAGGCAGGCTTCCTTCTTCCTCTTCGGCCTGTCAGTATTGCTATTCTTCTTTGGAGCCACACCCTGATATGGCACTGCTCTATATGACTGGACTCTCTAAGCTGCAGAGTTTTCCGGTTAACCATAATCATGGTTTTATGTACCGGCATGATGAACCGATTATTGATCGTGTGATACCCGACCGTACAGAGGTGTACAATGGGATGAAGGATCGACTATTGCCTAACTTTGGTTTCAACTTTTAG
- the LOC106327958 gene encoding serine/threonine-protein kinase BRI1-like 1, with protein MKLLSLILCFSATLIVVTTHGKRLISDENNSYETALLTAFKQTSVKSDPNNILGNWKHVSGRGSCSCSCSWRGVSCSVYGRVIGLDLRNGGLTGTLNLVNLTALPSLQNLYLQGNDFSSGSVSSSSGCYLQNLDLSSNSLSDYSIVDYVFSTCTNLVYVNFSNNKLTGKLGSPPSSKSLTTVDLSYNILSEDIPESFIPASLKYLDLTHNNFSGDLSFRFCGNLTFLSLSQNNISGDHFPLSLTNCKLLETLNISRNNLAGKIPGGGEYWGSFQNLKHLSLAHNRFSGEIPPELSRLCRTLETLDLSGNSLSGELPPPFAACASLQSLNLGNNFLSGEFLTTVVSKIEGIAYLYVAYNNISGSVPSSLTNCTNLRVLDLSSNGFTGNVPSGFCSLQSYSPLLEKLLMANNYLSGTVPMELGKCKSLKTIDLSFNALTGPIPNEIWMLPNLSDLVMWANNLTGRIPEGVCVKGGNLETLILNNNLLTGSIPDSISKCTNMIWISLSSNRLTGTIPTGIGYLTKLAILQLGNNSLSGSVPPHLGDCKSLIWLDLNSNNLTGPLPGELASQAGLVMPGSVSGKQFAFVRNEGGTDCRGAGGLVEFEDIRAERLERFPMVHSCPATRIYSGMTMYTFSANGSMIYFDVSYNSVSGFIPPSYGNMGYLQVLNLGHNRLTGTIPDSLGGLKAIGVLDLSHNDIQGYIPGSLGSLSFLSDLDVSNNNLTGPIPFGGQLTTFPVTRYANNSGLCGVPLHPCGSAPRRPPVTAQVHSKKQTVATAVIAGIAFSFMCLVMLVMALYRAWKVQKKEQKREKFIESLPTSGSCSWKLSSVPEPLSINVATFEKPLRKLTFAHLLEATNGFSAETMIGSGGFGEVYKAQLKDGSTVAIKKLIRITGQGDREFMAEMETIGKIKHRNLVPLLGYCKIGEERLLVYEYMKWGSLETVLHEVSRKGGVFLNWAARKKIAVGAARGLAFLHHSCIPHIIHRDMKSSNVLLDENLEARVSDFGMARLVSALDTHLSVSTLAGTPGYVPPEYYQSFRCTAKGDVYSYGVILLELLSGKKPIDPGEFGEDNNLVGWAKQLYREKRGVEILDQELVTEKSGDVELFHYLKIASQCLDDRPFKRPTMIQVMAMFKELKADPAEEDDSLDEFSLKETPLVEESRDKEP; from the coding sequence ATGAAGCTGTTATCGTTAATCCTCTGTTTCTCCGCAACTCTTATAGTGGTGACCACTCATGGCAAAAGGCTAATCAGCGACGAAAACAACTCCTACGAAACTGCTCTGTTAACGGCGTTCAAGCAAACCTCCGTCAAGTCTGATCCTAACAACATCCTCGGTAACTGGAAACACGTGTCGGGCCGTGGCTCCTGCTCCTGCTCCTGCTCCTGGCGAGGCGTTTCTTGCTCTGTCTACGGTCGAGTCATCGGGCTAGACCTAAGAAACGGCGGACTCACCGGAACCCTAAACCTAGTTAACCTCACGGCGTTACCTAGTCTCCAGAATCTTTACCTACAAGGAAACGATTTCTCTTCTGGTTCTGTTTCCTCCTCCTCCGGCTGCTATCTTCAGAATCTTGATTTGTCGTCGAACTCGTTATCCGATTACTCAATCGTCGATTACGTCTTCTCGACATGTACCAATCTCGTTTACGTGAATTTCTCGAACAACAAGCTCACCGGAAAGCTAGGCTCTCCCCCGTCGTCTAAATCCCTGACGACCGTTGATCTCTCATACAACATCTTATCCGAGGACATCCCGGAGAGTTTCATCCCCGCGTCGCTGAAATACCTCGACCTAACTCACAACAACTTCTCCGGCGATCTCTCCTTCCGGTTCTGCGGCAACCTCACCTTCCTCAGCCTCTCGCAGAACAACATCTCCGGCGATCACTTTCCTCTTTCTCTAACCAACTGCAAACTCCTCGAGACGTTGAACATCTCCCGGAACAACCTCGCCGGAAAAATCCCCGGCGGCGGAGAGTACTGGGGAAGCTTCCAGAATCTGAAACACCTCTCTCTCGCTCACAACCGTTTCTCCGGCGAAATCCCGCCGGAGCTTTCTCGACTCTGCAGAACGCTGGAGACTCTCGATCTCTCCGGAAACTCTCTCTCCGGCGAGCTTCCTCCGCCGTTCGCGGCCTGCGCCTCGTTACAGAGCCTTAACCTCGGAAACAACTTCCTCTCCGGCGAGTTCTTAACCACCGTCGTGAGTAAAATCGAGGGGATCGCGTATCTGTACGTGGCTTACAACAACATCTCGGGCTCTGTTCCGAGTTCGCTCACCAACTGTACGAACCTCCGTGTTCTTGATCTAAGCTCGAATGGCTTCACAGGGAACGTTCCCTCTGGTTTCTGCTCTCTCCAAAGCTATTCACCGCTTCTTGAAAAGCTTCTCATGGCTAATAACTACCTCTCAGGAACAGTTCCTATGGAGCTCGGCAAGTGCAAGAGCTTGAAGACGATCGACCTCAGCTTCAACGCTCTCACGGGACCTATTCCGAATGAGATATGGATGTTGCCGAACCTCTCTGACTTGGTCATGTGGGCGAACAACCTCACCGGTAGAATCCCGGAAGGTGTTTGCGTCAAAGGAGGGAACTTGGAGACTCTCATCCTCAACAACAATCTCTTAACCGGTTCAATCCCTGACTCAATCTCCAAATGCACCAACATGATATGGATCTCTCTTTCAAGCAACCGGTTGACCGGGACCATCCCTACCGGAATCGGTTATCTTACCAAACTAGCAATCTTGCAGCTCGGGAACAACTCCTTGTCCGGGAGCGTCCCACCTCACCTAGGGGACTGCAAGAGCCTAATCTGGCTCGATCTCAACAGCAACAATCTAACCGGGCCACTCCCTGGCGAGCTAGCTAGCCAGGCCGGGCTAGTAATGCCAGGGAGTGTTTCAGGTAAACAGTTTGCGTTTGTGAGGAACGAAGGCGGTACTGATTGCAGAGGTGCGGGAGGACTAGTTGAGTTTGAAGACATTCGTGCTGAACGGCTGGAGCGGTTTCCGATGGTTCATTCGTGTCCCGCGACGCGGATATACTCTGGCATGACAATGTATACTTTCTCTGCAAACGGAAGCATGATCTACTTCGACGTCTCGTACAACTCTGTGTCCGGTTTTATACCTCCCAGTTATGGTAACATGGGGTACCTCCAGGTCTTGAATTTGGGACATAACCGGTTAACCGGAACCATACCGGACAGTCTTGGAGGACTGAAAGCTATTGGTGTTCTTGATCTCTCTCACAATGATATTCAAGGGTACATCCCCGGGTCGCTCGGATCGCTTTCTTTCCTAAGCGATCTTGATGTCTCTAACAACAACCTCACCGGTCCGATCCCATTTGGTGGCCAGCTAACAACGTTCCCTGTCACAAGATACGCAAACAACTCCGGCCTCTGCGGCGTTCCTTTGCATCCCTGCGGGTCTGCTCCTCGGCGGCCGCCCGTTACAGCCCAAGTCCACTCCAAGAAGCAGACCGTTGCAACCGCTGTGATCGCTGGAATCGCGTTTTCCTTCATGTGTCTTGTGATGCTAGTCATGGCACTTTACAGGGCGTGGAAAGTTCAGAAGAAGGAACAGAAGAGGGAGAAGTTCATTGAGAGCCTTCCCACTTCTGGAAGCTGTAGCTGGAAGCTCTCTAGCGTCCCTGAGCCGCTTAGCATCAACGTTGCCACGTTCGAGAAGCCGCTGAGAAAACTCACTTTCGCGCATCTTCTTGAAGCCACAAACGGGTTTAGCGCAGAGACTATGATCGGTTCTGGCGGGTTCGGAGAAGTCTACAAGGCTCAGCTCAAAGACGGGTCAACGGTAGCCATCAAGAAGCTGATCCGAATCACGGGGCAAGGCGATAGAGAGTTCATGGCAGAGATGGAAACAATCGGTAAAATCAAACACAGAAACTTGGTTCCTCTTTTGGGATACTGCAAGATCGGCGAAGAGAGGCTTCTTGTCTATGAGTACATGAAATGGGGAAGCTTAGAAACTGTTCTTCACGAGGTATCAAGAAAAGGCGGCGTGTTTCTAAACTGGGCCGCGAGGAAGAAGATCGCGGTTGGAGCTGCAAGAGGTCTAGCGTTCCTGCATCATAGCTGCATTCCTCACATAATACACAGAGACATGAAGTCTAGCAACGTTCTTCTCGACGAAAACTTGGAAGCACGTGTCTCGGACTTCGGTATGGCGAGGCTGGTTAGCGCGCTAGACACACATCTGAGCGTGAGCACGCTGGCAGGTACTCCAGGGTACGTTCCGCCGGAGTATTACCAGAGTTTCCGGTGTACAGCTAAAGGGGATGTTTACAGCTACGGAGTGATACTTCTTGAGCTTCTCTCTGGTAAGAAACCGATCGATCCAGGGGAGTTTGGAGAAGACAATAACCTTGTCGGGTGGGCGAAACAGCTCTACAGAGAGAAAAGAGGAGTTGAGATTCTCGACCAGGAGCTTGTAACAGAGAAATCAGGAGACGTTGAGCTGTTTCATTACTTGAAGATCGCGTCTCAGTGTTTGGACGATCGACCGTTTAAGCGGCCAACAATGATACAAGTGATGGCCATGTTCAAAGAGCTTAAGGCTGATCCAGCAGAGGAAGACGATAGTCTTGATGAGTTTTCGCTTAAGGAAACTCCGTTGGTGGAAGAGTCACGAGATAAGGAGCCTTAA
- the LOC106336474 gene encoding chloride channel protein CLC-f codes for MSSGGGAGEYNEDRHLLRSTDGDEVVNGRGEGDLDVESQSPAIRNSTGGVRNLFKHLDRRFSLSGRRLSFKRLDNIRVDRSHHHPSSSSPLSVAGEGDGVDDRDYLNDDEYGFDEGNDVLGDSAPPEWALLLIGCLIGVAAGICVAGFNKGVHVIHEWSWAGTPNEGAAWLRLQRLADTWHRILLIPVTGGVIVGMMHGLLEILDQIRQSTSSQGQGVDLLAGIFPVIKAIQAAVTLGTGCSLGPEGPSVDIGKSCANGFALMMENNRERRIALIAAGAASGIASGFNAAVAGCFFAIETVLRPLRAENSPPFTTAMIILASVISSTVSNALLGTQSAFTVPSYDLKSAAELPLYLILGMLCGAVSVVFSWLVTWFTKSFEFIKDKFGLPAIVCPALGGLGAGMIALKYPGILYWGFTNVEEILHTGTSASAPGIWLLAQLAAAKVVATALCKGSGLVGGLYAPSLMIGAAVGAVFGGSAAEIINRAIPGNAAVAQPQAYALVGMAATLASMCSVPLTSVLLLFELTKDYRILLPLMGAVGLAIWVPSVVNQDKESDSSEGRNAGRGYSTLSPSHLKTEGIWRRTDNANSLELTVMENPDHKSFLDEETILDDLKVLRVMSKNYVKVSLGTTIREARNILKDSHQNCLVVVDEDDFLAGILTHGDSRRCLSNKVSPVVDENTCPVSSVCTKKITYRGQERGLITCYPDTTVGVAKELMEARGVKQLPVVKRGEVSHKGKKRKLLGLLHYDSIWTFLRDEMSRRRSINERRKDKYEEVGAANVH; via the exons ATGTCATCGGGAGGAGGAGCCGGAGAGTACAACGAGGACAGGCATCTATTGCGATCAACCGACGGAGATGAAGTCGTCAATGGCAGAGGAGAGGGTGATCTCGACGTTGAATCTCAGTCTCCGGCTATCAGGAATTCCACCGGAGGAGTTAGAAATCTGTTCAAGCATCTGGATCGGAGATTCTCTCTCTCCGGGCGTCGTCTGAGCTTCAAACGACTGGATAATATCAGAGTCGATAGGAGCCACCACCATCCCTCTTCTTCTTCCCCACTCTCGGTTGCCGGAGAAGGAGATGGCGTCGATGATCGCGATTACCTGAATGATGATGAGTACGGTTTTGATGAAGGCAACGACGTGCTCGGAGATAGTGCTCCACCTGAATGGGCTCTGCTTCTTATCGGCTGTCTCATCGGCGTCGCCGCTGGGATTTGCGTCGCCGGCTTCAACAAAGGG GTTCATGTCATTCATGAGTGGTCATGGGCTGGTACTCCCAACGAGGGTGCTGCTTGGCTTCGTCTACAGAGACTAGCCGACACGTGGCATCGGATTCTTTTGATTCCTGTCACTGGGGGTGTTATCGTAGGCATGATGCATGGTTTGCTTGAGATCTTGGATCAAATAAGGCAGTCCACTTCTTCTCAAGGACAAGGAGTAGATTTACTTGCTGGTATATTCCCAGTGATAAAAGCCATCCAAGCTGCTGTGACCCTTGGTACAGGATGTTCACTGGGTCCCGAGGGACCTAGTGTTGACATTGGAAAGTCATGTGCCAATGGTTTTGCGCTAATGATGGAAAACAACAGAGAAAGGAGGATAGCTCTCATTGCAGCTGGTGCGGCTTCTGGGATTGCATCTG GTTTCAATGCAGCAGTGGCGGGTTGTTTCTTTGCTATTGAGACTGTTTTAAGACCTCTACGTGCCGAGAACTCGCCTCCATTTACCACTGCAATGATAATTTTGGCCTCTGTTATATCATCGACTGTGTCGAATGCGTTGCTTGGGACTCAATCAGCTTTCACAGTCCCCTCGTATGACCTGAAGTCCGCTGCAG AGCTACCTCTGTACCTGATATTAGGAATGCTGTGCGGTGCTGTCAGCGTTGTTTTTTCTTGGCTCGTCACGTGGTTCACCAAGTCATTCGAGTTCATCAAAGACAAATTTGGTCTTCCAGCTATTGTGTGCCCTGCATTAGGTGGTTTAGGAGCTGGGATGATTGCTCTCAAGTACCCCGGAATTTTGTACTGGGGGTTTACAAATGTTGAGGAAATCCTGCATACTGGAACGAGTGCTTCAGCTCCTGGAATTTGGTTATTAGCTCAGTTAGCCGCAGCCAAAGTTGTGGCCACTGCTTTGTGCAAAGGCTCTGGGCTTGTAGGCGGTCTATACGCACCAAGTTTGATGATTGGTGCTGCTGTTGGTGCTGTGTTTGGAGGTTCGGCTGCTGAGATTATTAACAGAGCAATTCCTGGTAACGCCGCTGTGGCTCAACCGCAAGCTTACGCTCTG GTTGGCATGGCAGCGACACTAGCTTCCATGTGCTCAGTCCCCTTAACATCAGTATTACTGCTGTTCGAGCTAACAAAAGATTATAGAATTTTGCTTCCTCTCATG GGAGCGGTTGGTTTAGCAATATGGGTCCCCTCTGTGGTAAACCAAGACAAAGAGAGTGATTCTTCAGAGGGTCGCAACGCAGGAAGAGGATACTCTACTCTTTCACCGTCCCATCTTAAAACCGAAGGCATTTGGAGACGCACGGATAATGCAAACTCCCTTGAGCTTACCGTGATGGAGAACCCTGACCACAAATCCTTCTTGGATGAAGAAACTATTCTGGACGACTTAAAGGTTTTGCGGGTTATGTCAAAGAACTATGTGAAGGTTTCTCTGGGAACAACTATAAGAGAAGCAAGAAACATTCTTAAAGACAGCCACCAAAACTGCCTTGTGGTGGTCGATGAAGATGATTTTCTAGCCGGAATCTTAACACATGGAGACAGTAGACGTTGCTTGTCCAATAAGGTCTCTCCAGTCGTAGAT GAGAATACATGTCCGGTTTCCTCAGTGTGTACTAAGAAAATAACGTATAGAGGCCAAGAACGCGGTTTGATAACTTGCTATCCAGACACGACGGTCGGTGTGGCCAAAGAGTTAATGGAGGCAAGAGGTGTGAAGCAACTACCTGTAGTAAAACGAGGTGAAGTAAGTCACAAAGGGAAAAAGAGGAAACTGCTGGGCCTTCTTCATTATGACTCCATCTGGACTTTTCTCAG AGATGAGATGAGTCGTAGGAGATCGATCAACGAGCGGAGAAAAGATAAGTACGAGGAGGTTGGTGCGGCAAATGTGCATTGA